The Veillonellales bacterium nucleotide sequence GCGCTATATACTGCACGGTCTAAAGTAGTCCTGGCGGTAAATTCATGCCGCCGGTCAGTTTGCCCATCTCCTGCGCCATCATATCGTCAACCTTTTTGATAGCCTCGTTGACTGCTGCCGCCACTAAATCTTCCAGCATTTCCACATCTTCCGGATCCACCGCGGTCGGAGAAATTTTGAGGGATTGAATTTGTTTTTCGCCGGTAATAACCACCTTAACAGCCCCGCCTCCTGCCGTTACTTCCATGGTACGGGTTTTTAATTCTTCCTGCAGCTTTGCCATATCCGCCTGCAGTTTCTGTACCTTTTTCATCATACCGGCCATGTTGCCCATATTGCCAAACATAATGAGAATCCTCCTTAATTCGATTCTGATTTCTCTTGCTTTATCACCTTACCGCCAAACAATTTCACCGCTTGCCGTAAAGCAGGATGCTGTTCTTCCGGATCTTCCTGCGGTGCCGGCACCGGTTTCGGCGGCCGCACCGCAGCCTGGGGTGGTGACATACTGCCTAATGTGCATTGCACCTGTACCGGTTTGCCGCAAACATCGTTGAATACTTTTTCAACCATTCCCCGATAGTCGGCCTTAGCGGTACGTTCCTTGGGGAAAGCTGCGGCAAACTGAATAACAGCCTGCCGATCAGTCAAACTCACCAACTGACCCTGAGCCACACAGGCATGAACGGAACGCTTGCCGCTGGCAATCAGTTCCTTTAGCACACGATCCCAAACTTCTTTTACATTCGCCGTTTCCTGTCCCTGTTCCTGCTCTGCCGGCGGCGTAAAAACAGCCGGAGCGGCAGTTGGCGGCGCATTAACCGCAGAGGGTACGGAATTAGCCAAGAATGCCTTCTTCACCACCGGCGGAACAGAAGCAGCCGTCTGCTGAGGAATCGACGGCAAAACCGGATTTACCGCCGCTGCCGCCACTTTGGCAACAGCCGTACCGCCCCCGGCTAATTTTCCTTCCAAAGCCGCTACCCGTTCCACAAGTGCCTGAAAATCCTTCTCTGACGTTCGCCGGCAAATAGACAGCAACGCCATTTCCGCGGGAATTCGCGGCTCCGGTGCCCATTTTATCTCATTGACCGCCTCATTTAGAGTTTGAATCATTTTGACCAGTTCAGAATGGGTAAATTTAGCGCTATGCTCTTTCAAAACCGTCCGGTCCTCGCTATACAGCTCAATGTTTTCCATATCCGGCGCTGCTTTAAACAGCATCAGACTGCGAATATGCAGCGCCATTTCCAGCAGCACCTGACGTACATCCTTGCCTAAATTGATCAGTTCATCCAGCCCCAGCAAGACGGCTCTGGCATCCCGGTCCGCCAGACTTTCCGTTAAACGCCATACCCACTGGTGACCAATCAGCCCCAGCAGTTGCCGCACCTTATCTGCCGTAATCCCGTCCTCATCCAAAGCGGCGCACTGATCCAGCACGCTTAAGGCATCCCGCAAGCCCCCGTCGGCATGAATTGCAATCAGTTTCAAAGCCTCTTCCGTCACATCCAGACCGCTTTGATCGGCAACTTCCGTCAGTCGGGCAACAATTTCTTTAACCCCAATGCGGTGAAAATCATAACGTTGACAGCGGGAATGAATCGTAGCCGGAATTTTATGAGCCTCGGTTGTCGCCAGAATAAACACCACATGGGGCGGCGGTTCTTCCAAAGTCTTCAGTAGCGCGTTAAATGCCTCGGTAGTTAACATAT carries:
- a CDS encoding YbaB/EbfC family nucleoid-associated protein, whose translation is MMFGNMGNMAGMMKKVQKLQADMAKLQEELKTRTMEVTAGGGAVKVVITGEKQIQSLKISPTAVDPEDVEMLEDLVAAAVNEAIKKVDDMMAQEMGKLTGGMNLPPGLL
- the dnaX gene encoding DNA polymerase III subunit gamma/tau, whose translation is MGYVALYRRWRPQDFDNLVGQEHISKTLKNALATGKIAHAFLFAGPRGTGKTSTAKILAKALNCDHGPTPTPCNACPNCERITAGTSMDVFEVDAASNRGIDEIRDLRETVKFAPVDGRYKVYIIDEVHMLTTEAFNALLKTLEEPPPHVVFILATTEAHKIPATIHSRCQRYDFHRIGVKEIVARLTEVADQSGLDVTEEALKLIAIHADGGLRDALSVLDQCAALDEDGITADKVRQLLGLIGHQWVWRLTESLADRDARAVLLGLDELINLGKDVRQVLLEMALHIRSLMLFKAAPDMENIELYSEDRTVLKEHSAKFTHSELVKMIQTLNEAVNEIKWAPEPRIPAEMALLSICRRTSEKDFQALVERVAALEGKLAGGGTAVAKVAAAAVNPVLPSIPQQTAASVPPVVKKAFLANSVPSAVNAPPTAAPAVFTPPAEQEQGQETANVKEVWDRVLKELIASGKRSVHACVAQGQLVSLTDRQAVIQFAAAFPKERTAKADYRGMVEKVFNDVCGKPVQVQCTLGSMSPPQAAVRPPKPVPAPQEDPEEQHPALRQAVKLFGGKVIKQEKSESN